The Dioscorea cayenensis subsp. rotundata cultivar TDr96_F1 chromosome 11, TDr96_F1_v2_PseudoChromosome.rev07_lg8_w22 25.fasta, whole genome shotgun sequence genomic interval ttagacaggaaaatatttttatggcatataattaaattgtattatattttttaaatttaataaatcaccactaaattaattaattttttaaattaatcttaatcttaattaatgcgagttaaataattaatagtttttgaagataaaattaaatcatagtatataattaaaaaaagttataaataatattaaataattagtgttAACAATATGTGATAGGGGTAATCTTACCACTTCACTTACGTGGTAATTATACCTcacaacttacatcaaaccaaacaaagaaaagtaatgATACACCCACCGAAACCATTGCCCGAATTACTTCCCGAATGACGTGGCTCACCACTCTCTCTCCTCATCAGATAAtttctttcatttaattttttcaaaaaaaactcACCACTCTCTCTCCTCATCAGCTCACCCCACTCATTCTCTCTCCTAACAAACAAAattctactctctctctcttcacgGGCTGAAAAGCAACTCTCCATCCTCTTGCTCTCATCTCCAACTCCTTGCTCTCATATGTCCCCCCTCTTCACCTTAGTTCTCAAAGCTAGCTGCCATGACAAACCGCTGTTTTCCATACTCCGCCCTACTTTGGTATCCCTTGCCCCGACTTCTGTCGTGACCGATCTTGCCTTCTTGGTGATGCCTGCAACCTCGGCCACGGCGTCTTCGAGTCCTAGCTCCATCCCGCGCGTCACTGTACTTTGCAGAAAGACGACAACTATCTGGTGGGTGTTTCCAAAGTGGGTTGGACAATGGGGAGAAGGGGGTTCGATGTTAAGGAGAGGGATGCACTGAAGGTATTCGACGATTTGTTTAGTGCTTTGGAGAGGATGGAGTTGGCCGAGAGTTCCTATTTGCTATTTATGAGtgtgaattttggatttatttgttggatttgttaattgagatttatttgtttggattttggATTTATTAGTTGGATTTTGTTATGAAAGATCATTTTTTTAAGTGTGTTTTGTGCTTGATTGGGATCAAGATTTGGTCACAATTTTGAGTAAATTCAAAGATTCTAGAACTTACAATTAGGATTTTGTTATGAGTTCCTATTTTCTATTTATGAGTGtcaattttggatttatttgttggatctgttaattgttatttatttgtttggattttggatttatttgttaGATTTGTTGGATTTATTTATGAGTTCGTATTTGCTTTCAAAAATTAAGGCATTCTAGGATCTGTTAATGGGATCAAAGAAACAATCCTGGGGAAACAAATGGAAGCAttggaaattatattttttttctatgaaagAAACTATGTAAGATTGGTTTTCAtagttcaaattttttatttctgccCCTAGGAATGGTTTGTATCAATTATAGGTATTTTTGCTctaggaaaaaagaaaaaaaatctgatCTTTGAGAAATTTCTTTCACCATTGTCAAAGCTTGATGTTTCATTGTGCATTATCTTGATACCTAAGAGCAACTATAGGCTGTGTGAATGAGAGTCAATTTCATCAAATGTCCTAAATTATGTcccaatgaattaaaaaaaaaaaatggcagcACAATTATGGCAATAACACATTCATGTGTTTAATACATAGCACATTGATCCAGAACTTTATACATAACTCATAAATCAACATGTACAACTTACTTAATATTACACTAAACAAAATTGAGGATAAAAACAAACCTGCCAGAACAATTGATACATAACACATTCATGCGTTTAATACACATAAcgcacacatacatatataccgAATAACATATTATGCCAAACCAAACAAGTTTAGACTCCCATAACATTTCATTGTAAGCCAAACCAGCATAACATGTTATGCCAAACCACCATAGTAagctaaaaacaacaaatgaacaAAAACTTGGGATATTATGCTAAACATAGGCCAAACAAAACTGGCAGCACAATTTGATTTCCATTTAACCAGCATGTTAGCAAAGCAATGCCCTGTATCACAAAAAAGAACATCTTAAAGAAAAACCcaacaagaaaagaacacaccaataagaaaaaaaactgaTATAACTTACACAGACTAGTCCATTCCTAGGGTACAATATAGAAACCCCGCCATTCTTATTGTTGTAACTGCATCACCTTAAACACCAGaaaatataagaagaaaaacaatgataaaatgaaacaatatccATAATATATACAATTTCCATTGAACCAATATTTACtagtcaatgtaaattttgtttaccTGTGAAGAAGCATCAAGGCTATGATTTTGTGAATTGAAACTATCAATAGGTATAGTCACTACATCTACATGAGAATTCGAATTCACctaaaatgaacaaaatataattcaatatattaaaaattttttgttcAATATCAAGATCATTATAAAGTAAATAACTAAAGATTACCACACTTCCTTGCATACATAATTCAACTTGTATGTTGTTTTGAGCTTGtatattcttttttgtttgagttttctgaaatcaacaacattaattttaaaccataaaaatagtTATATAACTGAAATGGAATGATGTAAAATATAAGtacctttcttttatttctaatgattagttcttcaacttttgacttctttctcTTTGATGGTGGCGGCCCTTACTCCGTACTTTTAAAGGAGTTAGGAATTTTGTGGTTGAAGATGTAATTTGATGGTGCTCATGGCCTTCTTCCAAAAATATTGGTGACATAACTTGAACTGAATGGCTCTCCCAATAGTTTGTATCATCCATAAGCTTGTCTATTGCGACGTCCACAGATTTCATCaagaaatgatatttttcattGGATTCTATGGCAATTTCAGCAgctttagaaaaatgagaacataATTTGCTGTAACGTGCTTTTTGTTCATTGGTTTGTGCATCATCATAACAATTCCTCACATAAGTATGCCTCCGTTTAGtatcttttctccaccggggtaaaatatattgagatggaatctctttcaCATTCTTTTCAATAAGAACTTTGCATATATGTCTACACAAAATTCCTCTAAATTCAAATAGATGACATGAACatttaatatcaaattcaatCTCGTTGTAAGAAATGTTAAATGCCACTTGCCTTCTAAATATGCCATCTTTCCCTCTAAAAATGTCAGTCACTTGAAATGTGCATGTTTGCCCATCTGAATTGGTAAATGCGAGATTGCAATATAACATTCCCCGTAACTCATCTTGGAAcaacttaaaaatttcattggtGTAGgtttcttgtagttgcttctcaaaatgaCAATCAGTTAACATCGGAAAGCTTGTATTGAATGAAGCAAAATCAGCCTTGTTTTCTTTCTCGATCTTACTTTTTaatgcattatcatattgctccaTAAATTGTTTGAGAGATGTTCTTGgaccaacataaccatcaaaaaaagCATTTATACTTTCACTTCTTTGGGTTGTAGACATTCCAGCCCAAAAAACTCCTTTAACATACACCGGAGCCCATCGTTGACGATTCATGTATAAAGAATTCAGccactcatttttttcaatgttataATCCTTAATCATCTTCAACCAAGTA includes:
- the LOC120271514 gene encoding protein FAR-RED ELONGATED HYPOCOTYL 3-like, with amino-acid sequence MNRQRWAPVYVKGVFWAGMSTTQRSESINAFFDGYVGPRTSLKQFMEQYDNALKSKIEKENKADFASFNTSFPMLTDCHFEKQLQETYTNEIFKLFQDELRGMLYCNLAFTNSDGQTCTFQVTDIFRGKDGIFRRQVAFNISYNEIEFDIKCSCHLFEFRGILCRHICKVLIEKNVKEIPSQYILPRWRKDTKRRHTYVRNCYDDAQTNEQKARYSKLCSHFSKAAEIAIESNEKYHFLMKSVDVAIDKLMDDTNYWESHSVQVNSNSHVDVVTIPIDSFNSQNHSLDASSQGIALLTCWLNGNQIVLPVLFGLCLA